GACCACATCAGCCTGTCCAACCGCGACGTTCGCCGCGACGACCTGGAAGTCTGCTTCATCAACTCCAAGGGCTTCGGCGGCAACAACGCCACCGGCGTGCTGCTGTCCCCGTCCGTGACCGAGAAGATGCTGCGCAAGCGCCACGGCGATGCGGCGTTCGACGCCTACCTGACCCGCCGCGAAGCTACCCGCGCCGCCGCCCGCCAATATGACGAGCAGGCAACCCAGGGCCGCTTCGACATCATCTACAACTTCGGCAACGACATGATCGACGAGCAGGCCATCGAGATCAGCGACAAAGGCGTGCAGGTGCCGGGCTTCAGCCAGGCCATCGCCTACAAGAAGGACGCCCGTTTCAGCGACATGCTCGACTGAGCCGGACCCTCGAACGAAAAAAGCCGGGCGAGATGCCCGGCTTTTCTCTGTCTGGCGCTGGCCTGAGCGCCCCCGGTTGCAGGAGCAGGCAGGCAGTCGAACGCGCGATGGCGATATCGATCCCGCAGGCGCACGCAGGTCAGTACGTACCCTGCCCCACGCCCAGTTCGAGAATGCTGCTCTTGAGGTTCTCGAAGTCGTACTCCGACAGCCCCACGTAGTCCAGCACCCGCGCACGAATGCTCTCCCATTCATGGTCTTCCGGCTGGTTGCCCAGCACCCGGTGCGAGCCACAGATGTGCTCGGCCATCTTGAGGATCGCCAGCAGGTTCTTCAGTTGCGTATCGCGCGAACTGTCGTCGCTGAAGATCGACAGCGCATTGTGATGGTTGGCGATCGCCTCGCAGACATACTCCGGCAGGCGCCAGGAGCGAGCGGTGAAATAGCCCACCACCGCGTGGTTGGTATTGAGCACACGGTTCTCGGTATCCACCACGCGGCGCTCGTCGCTGGCGCTGGCATAGGCTTCCTCCAGCACCGCCATGTAGTGAGGGAAGCGCTTGAGCATCAACGGAATGCCACAGTTGTGGAACAAGCCCAGCGCATACGCCTCATCCACCGACTCGTAGCCGATGCGCTTGGCCAGCGTCAGGCAACTCATCGCCACGTCCTGCGCCGTGTCCCAGAAGCGGTTGAGCGTGACGATGGTGTCATCGGTCATCTCGCCCTTGATCGACTGCGCGTTGATCAGGTTGATCACCGAGCGGCTGCCGAGCAGGTTCACCGCGCGCTGGATCGAGGTGATCCGGTTGGCCAGCCCGAAGAACGGCGAATTCACCAGCTTGAGCAAAGCGCCCGACAGCCCCGGGTCCTGGCTGATCAGCTTGGCGATCGCCTTCAGGTCCGGGTTGGGCATGAACTGCTCCATCTGCAGATCGACCATGATCTGCGGCTGCGGCGGCACACTGATGCCCTGCAGGGCCTGGCGGATCTGTTCGGGAGAGAGTTCCTGGGACATGGTGGACGTGTCGAAAGTTGACGGGGCGCACAGTTTACCCAGAGTGCGGCATTCTGGAACCGGCGTTTTAGACTGAACTTTCATCGGCCAAAGGGTCGGAACCTTTACACCCCAGAGGACGAAACGGGAGATTCGCCATGAGCCAGACACTCAAAGGCAAGACCGTCGCCATCCTGGTCACCGATGGCTTCGAGCAGATCGAACTGACCGGGCCGCGCCAGGCCCTGGAGAAGGCAGGCGCCGAGATTCACATCCTTTCCGACAACATCGATGAAGTACGCGGCTGGAACCACGACCAACCCGCCGACACATTCAGCGTCGACAGCACCTTCGAAGCCGCGCGCATCGACGACTACGATGCACTGCTGCTACCCGGCGGCGTGATCAACGCCGACCAGATTCGCAGCCTGCCCAAGGCCCAGGAACTGGTGAAACGCGCCGACCACGCCGGCAAACCCATCGCAGTGATCTGTCACGGCGCCTGGCTGCTGGTTTCCGCCGGGCTGGTGAAAGGCCGGACGCTGACCAGTTGGAACTCGCTCAAGGACGACATCAGCAACGCCGGCGGGCACTGGGTCGACCGCCAGGTAGTCAAGGACGGGCATCTCATCAGCAGCCGCAAGCCCGATGACATCCCGGCCTTCAACAAGCAACTGATCGAAACACTCGCCGCCTGACGCCCCAGTCGACCAAAAGCGCGCGCCCCGCTCCGGCGGCGCGCGCCGCTGCGTTATAATCGCGCTCTTTTGCCGGAGCTACCCCCATGACCCTGCCCAGCCTGCGTCTGAAAGCCAACGCCGAGCGCCGCCTGCGCGCTGGCCACCTGTGGGTCTACAGTAACGAGGTGGACGTCGCCGCGACCCCGCTGAACGGCTTCGGCGCCGGCGAGCAGGCCATCCTCGAAATGGCCAACGGCAAGCCGCTGGGCATCGTCGCAGTGAGCCCGAACAACCTCATCTGCGCACGCCTGATTTCCCGCGAAACCAAGCACATTCTCGACAAATCCCTGCTTGTTCACCGCCTGAACGTAGCACTCAGCCTGCGCGACCGCCTCTTCGACAAACCCTTCTACCGCCTGGTCTATGGCGACTCCGACCTGCTGCCGGGCCTGGTGGTGGACCGTTTCGGCGACGTGCTGGTGGTGCAACTGGCCTCGGCCACGATGGAAAAGCACCGCGACGACGTACTCGCCGCGCTGCTGCAAGTGCTCAAGCCCAGCGCCGTGCTGTGGAAGAACGATTCCAGCGCCCGTGACGCGGAAGGTCTGGAGCGCTACGTGGCGAACGCCTACGGCGACGTTCCGGAATGGGTCGCCCTGGAAGAGAACGGTGTGAAGTTCGAAGCTCCGGTACTGGCCGGCCAGAAGACCGGCTGGTTCTACGACCACCGCATGAACCGCGCACGCCTGGCCCCCTACGTAAAGGGCAAGCGCGTACTCGACCTGTTCAGCTACATCGGTGGCTGGGGTATCCAGGCCGCAGCCTTCGGCGCCAGTGAAGTGATGTGCGTGGACGCCTCCGGCTTCGCCCTCGATGGCGTGGAACGCAACGCCACCCTCAACGGCCTGGCCGAGAAAGTCGCCTGCGTGGAAGGCGACGTATTCGACGCACTGCGCGAGCTGAAGGCAGCCGATGAGCGCTTCGACGTGATCGTCGCCGACCCGCCCGCCTTCATCAAACGCAAGAAGGACCTCAAGAACGGCGAAGCCGCCTACCGCCGCCTCAATGAACAGGCCATGCGCCTGCTGTCCAAGGACGGCGTCCTGGTCAGCGCCTCCTGCTCGATGCACCTGCCCGAGGACGACCTGCAGAACATCCTGCTCGGCAGCGCCCGCCACCTCGACCGCAACATTCAGCTTCTGGAGCGCGGCGGCCAGGGCCCGGATCACCCGGTACACCCGGCGATCCACGAAACCCGCTACATCAAGAGCCTCACCGTTCGCCTGCTGCCCAACGGCTAAGGCTGAGCGGCACGAAAAACGGGGCGCCTCCCGACGGGAGCGCCCCTTTTTTCAATCCATCGCCGCAAAGCGCAGCATGGCTTCACTTCGGCGGCAGCAGCGAATCCGCTTCGCTGATCGTCGCCTTGCCCGTGCTGCGCTGGAACAGGCACAGCTCGCGCCCCTCC
The Pseudomonas triclosanedens DNA segment above includes these coding regions:
- a CDS encoding HDOD domain-containing protein, which gives rise to MPPQPQIMVDLQMEQFMPNPDLKAIAKLISQDPGLSGALLKLVNSPFFGLANRITSIQRAVNLLGSRSVINLINAQSIKGEMTDDTIVTLNRFWDTAQDVAMSCLTLAKRIGYESVDEAYALGLFHNCGIPLMLKRFPHYMAVLEEAYASASDERRVVDTENRVLNTNHAVVGYFTARSWRLPEYVCEAIANHHNALSIFSDDSSRDTQLKNLLAILKMAEHICGSHRVLGNQPEDHEWESIRARVLDYVGLSEYDFENLKSSILELGVGQGTY
- a CDS encoding type 1 glutamine amidotransferase domain-containing protein — its product is MSQTLKGKTVAILVTDGFEQIELTGPRQALEKAGAEIHILSDNIDEVRGWNHDQPADTFSVDSTFEAARIDDYDALLLPGGVINADQIRSLPKAQELVKRADHAGKPIAVICHGAWLLVSAGLVKGRTLTSWNSLKDDISNAGGHWVDRQVVKDGHLISSRKPDDIPAFNKQLIETLAA
- a CDS encoding class I SAM-dependent rRNA methyltransferase, with the translated sequence MTLPSLRLKANAERRLRAGHLWVYSNEVDVAATPLNGFGAGEQAILEMANGKPLGIVAVSPNNLICARLISRETKHILDKSLLVHRLNVALSLRDRLFDKPFYRLVYGDSDLLPGLVVDRFGDVLVVQLASATMEKHRDDVLAALLQVLKPSAVLWKNDSSARDAEGLERYVANAYGDVPEWVALEENGVKFEAPVLAGQKTGWFYDHRMNRARLAPYVKGKRVLDLFSYIGGWGIQAAAFGASEVMCVDASGFALDGVERNATLNGLAEKVACVEGDVFDALRELKAADERFDVIVADPPAFIKRKKDLKNGEAAYRRLNEQAMRLLSKDGVLVSASCSMHLPEDDLQNILLGSARHLDRNIQLLERGGQGPDHPVHPAIHETRYIKSLTVRLLPNG